TGAAAAAGGAGAGTATATTGGCGTTGTGGACGGAGGAATGAGAGATTATTCTTATGTAATCTGTGAAGAGCTAGAAGAAGATGCTTGGGTAGGGCAACACAAAATAAAAAGTGCCATTACTGGAGATACTGTAAAAATTAAGCTGACAGGAAAACAAAAAGGAAAAAATCCAGAAGGAGAAGTAATTGAAGTAGTTGAGCGTGGGCGTACAGAGTTTGTTGGTAATGTTCAGCTGTTCAACCGTTTTGCTTTCGTGATTGTAGAATCTAAGAAAATGAAAATGGATATTTTTGTTCCCTTAGATAATCTCAATGGAGCTACCAATAATGATAAAGTAGTTGTCAAGATTACCGAATGGACAGAAGACAAAGACAAAAATCCAGTAGGAGAAGTAATCGAAGTGTTGGGGAAAGCTGGAGAAAATGAGGCAGAAATTCACGCCATTATGGTAGAATTTGGTTTGCCAATGGAATTTGACGAAAAACTGATAAAAAAAGCAGAAGATGTTCCAGATGACCTTACCAAAGAAGAGTTCAAAAAGCGTAAAGATTTCCGTCCTACACTTACTTTTACGATTGACCCTCACGATGCAAAAGATTTTGATGATGCCATTTCACTTAGTTATTTGCCAAATGGAAACTATGAAATAGGTGTGCATATTGCTGATGTTACACATTATATTCGCCCAAATACTTTATTAGAAAAAGAAGCTCAAAAACGTGCTACTTCGGTTTATTTGGTGGACAGAGTTGTGCCGATGCTTCCAGAACGAATTTCAAATAATCTGTGTTCTTTGCGTCCACAAGAGGAAAAACTAGCATTTTCGGCTGTCTTTGAGCTAGATAAAAATGGAAGTGTACACAAAAGATGGTATGGCAAAACGGTAATCTATTCTGACCGTCGTTTTACGTACGAAGAAGCACAAGAGCGCATCGAAACAAAAGAAGGAGATTATGCAGATGAAATAAATATTCTGAATGATATTGCAAAAAAATTACAGGCTAAAAGATTCAGACATGGAGCGATTAGTTTCGAAACACAAGAAGTAAAGTTCAAGCTAGACGAAAATGGAAAGCCTTTGGGGGTTATTCCAAAAATTAGAAAAGATGCTCACAAATTGGTAGAGGAATATATGCTTTTGGCAAATAAAAGTGTAGCTGAATTTGTATATAACTATAAGGGAGGCAAAGAAAAAAATACAATGATTTATCGTGTTCACGACGACCCAGACCCAGAAAAACTTGCTAATTTGAAGGCAATGGCAAAAACCTTTGGTTATGACATTAATACAGACCCAGAGCATTTTGCAGAGTCGTTGGCAAAGCTAGTAAAAGCAACAGAAGGTAAGCCAGAATATGAAACATTGCAGTCTTTGGCAATTCGTTCGATGGCAAAGGCAGTATATACAACTAAAGCTACTGGACATTATGGACTTTCATTTGACCATTATTCTCACTTTACATCGCCTATTCGTCGTTATCCAGATATGATGGCACACCGTCTGTTGGAAAAGTATCTTAAAAAGAATGTAAAATCTATAAATCCAGCCAAGTATGAAAGCCTAGCAAGACATTCATCAGATATGGAGAAACGTGCTTCTGATGCTGAGCGTGCTTCTATTCGCTTCAAACAAGCTGAGTTTATGGCAGACCATATCG
The genomic region above belongs to Bernardetia sp. and contains:
- the rnr gene encoding ribonuclease R, coding for MTKKKSKNEKNPRLSREEVQKLATGLIETLAQSKSESFTLRQLYKKIGLDTQDEKENFREIVGTASENTKKESENKSANKDKRESKTNKNTSESDKKNTDLPKRKDVVGDGTHPNKSKNADFKLDTKSKTTLEKGEYIGVVDGGMRDYSYVICEELEEDAWVGQHKIKSAITGDTVKIKLTGKQKGKNPEGEVIEVVERGRTEFVGNVQLFNRFAFVIVESKKMKMDIFVPLDNLNGATNNDKVVVKITEWTEDKDKNPVGEVIEVLGKAGENEAEIHAIMVEFGLPMEFDEKLIKKAEDVPDDLTKEEFKKRKDFRPTLTFTIDPHDAKDFDDAISLSYLPNGNYEIGVHIADVTHYIRPNTLLEKEAQKRATSVYLVDRVVPMLPERISNNLCSLRPQEEKLAFSAVFELDKNGSVHKRWYGKTVIYSDRRFTYEEAQERIETKEGDYADEINILNDIAKKLQAKRFRHGAISFETQEVKFKLDENGKPLGVIPKIRKDAHKLVEEYMLLANKSVAEFVYNYKGGKEKNTMIYRVHDDPDPEKLANLKAMAKTFGYDINTDPEHFAESLAKLVKATEGKPEYETLQSLAIRSMAKAVYTTKATGHYGLSFDHYSHFTSPIRRYPDMMAHRLLEKYLKKNVKSINPAKYESLARHSSDMEKRASDAERASIRFKQAEFMADHIGEVFEGMVSGVTEWGLYVEITSTACEGMIRLSDLKGDY